One window from the genome of Natronomonas pharaonis DSM 2160 encodes:
- a CDS encoding DUF7089 family protein, giving the protein MFERRALTDALSAVRDEYAPSALVVDAANDFETLPPSVAENLLAVVDGVEPLAYDETTVPPDAPDILHRLADSEFTVGAPGDGGVTWTRQTSPPTVIVKPRLEGSPEPFIDFLIAEALVELHLDSAEHFLGFFGDAYEDLNDAVPLSPVDTYQLAAALHTAHIGRRSRPVFDSWADQFPDIHAAWADAGERLEPRLADLSADVATGRTDFADAAELACNALKHDSAVPKPFDALDTEAYTDHGAPFAVRWAEKTFAELDTD; this is encoded by the coding sequence ATGTTCGAGCGGCGAGCGCTCACGGATGCACTGTCCGCCGTCCGCGACGAGTATGCCCCTTCGGCGCTCGTCGTCGACGCAGCGAACGACTTCGAGACGCTTCCGCCATCTGTCGCGGAAAACCTGCTTGCGGTCGTCGACGGCGTTGAGCCGTTGGCCTACGACGAAACGACCGTTCCACCGGATGCCCCCGACATTCTCCATCGGCTTGCCGACTCGGAGTTCACCGTCGGCGCTCCCGGTGACGGCGGCGTAACGTGGACGCGGCAGACGTCGCCGCCGACGGTCATTGTCAAACCCCGGCTGGAGGGCTCGCCGGAACCGTTTATCGACTTCCTCATCGCCGAAGCTCTCGTCGAACTCCATCTCGACTCTGCGGAACATTTCCTCGGCTTCTTTGGTGACGCCTACGAGGACCTCAACGACGCCGTGCCGTTGTCGCCGGTCGATACCTACCAGCTCGCGGCGGCGCTCCATACCGCTCATATCGGTCGCCGGAGCCGCCCCGTCTTCGACAGTTGGGCCGACCAGTTCCCGGACATCCACGCCGCGTGGGCCGACGCTGGCGAGCGGCTCGAACCACGGCTCGCCGACCTCTCGGCCGATGTCGCGACCGGCCGAACCGACTTCGCCGACGCGGCGGAGCTGGCCTGTAATGCCCTCAAGCACGATAGTGCGGTTCCCAAGCCGTTCGACGCGCTCGACACCGAAGCATACACCGACCACGGTGCGCCGTTTGCCGTCCGCTGGGCGGAAAAAACATTCGCCGAACTCGACACTGATTGA
- a CDS encoding Rieske (2Fe-2S) protein, whose amino-acid sequence MDDASHIVAVDEVPTDSTLLVTLREGFDEKEVVLVRQDDDVVAWRNYCPHWTDVRLDKGSGAEFRDEELVCTRHGAIFEADSGECSHGPCEGAYLEAVDVAVEGGEVYLTDDDYEFDHIGPKSDRDLSSGRIGFGGN is encoded by the coding sequence ATGGACGACGCCTCGCACATCGTGGCCGTCGACGAGGTGCCGACGGACTCGACGCTGCTTGTGACGCTGCGGGAGGGGTTCGACGAGAAAGAAGTCGTGTTGGTCCGGCAGGACGACGATGTCGTGGCGTGGCGCAACTACTGTCCCCATTGGACTGATGTCCGGCTCGATAAAGGAAGTGGTGCGGAGTTCCGTGACGAGGAGCTTGTCTGTACCCGCCACGGGGCGATTTTCGAAGCCGACTCGGGGGAGTGTAGCCACGGCCCCTGCGAGGGTGCCTATCTCGAAGCCGTCGATGTTGCGGTTGAGGGGGGCGAGGTCTATCTCACCGACGACGACTACGAGTTCGACCACATCGGCCCCAAAAGCGACCGGGACCTTTCGTCAGGGCGTATCGGGTTCGGCGGGAACTGA
- a CDS encoding class I adenylate-forming enzyme family protein has product MDVLGDIIGRDRRTDAPALVAPAVGRDYDYRRFCTTAWKTGNFLRHLGVRGGAGVAVADDPLPEPVLTLYGAALLGGVVSFGPPSELDSPRAIVAPAADIDAEAVEPGTKPVAYGDDPGDPTVAYFERDVWSENPTEPPDHIAGTDPLLRAGEERYSHGDVLTAARTAIDDHGIDDGTTVAVGGSFRSPGVVAAGLVAPIVAGGTVAVGPAPEGDVQVGGEGSDVETDALL; this is encoded by the coding sequence ATGGACGTACTCGGCGACATCATCGGCCGCGACCGGCGAACCGACGCCCCGGCGCTCGTCGCCCCGGCAGTCGGCCGGGACTACGACTACCGGCGGTTCTGTACGACCGCCTGGAAGACCGGCAATTTCCTGCGACATCTCGGCGTCAGGGGCGGTGCCGGCGTTGCTGTCGCCGACGACCCGCTTCCGGAGCCGGTGTTGACGCTGTACGGCGCGGCGCTGCTCGGCGGCGTCGTCTCCTTCGGGCCGCCCTCGGAGCTTGATTCGCCACGGGCCATCGTTGCCCCCGCAGCGGATATCGACGCCGAGGCGGTCGAGCCGGGCACGAAGCCGGTCGCCTACGGTGACGACCCGGGGGACCCGACGGTAGCGTACTTCGAGCGCGACGTGTGGAGCGAGAACCCGACGGAACCGCCGGACCACATCGCGGGGACGGACCCGCTACTTCGCGCGGGCGAAGAACGCTACAGCCACGGTGACGTGCTCACCGCAGCCCGAACGGCTATCGACGACCACGGTATCGACGACGGTACGACAGTCGCCGTCGGCGGCTCTTTCCGCTCGCCGGGGGTGGTCGCTGCCGGGCTCGTCGCCCCCATCGTTGCCGGCGGAACCGTCGCCGTTGGCCCCGCCCCCGAAGGCGACGTTCAGGTTGGCGGCGAGGGAAGCGATGTCGAGACGGACGCGCTGCTGTAG
- a CDS encoding polyprenyl synthetase family protein: protein MEYLERRRALVESRLEAVLDATEPDAMTDRLEHVSLSGGKRVRPMVALLAFEAAGGELVGEDGRGSEPSRNAIDFAVGIELVHNASLVVDDIIDESELRRGVDSAWAAFGYGPAITTSDGLLGEAFSLFSADPRAMRTVAEAMVELGEGEATELVERPDSEAAYMELARRKTGALFRAAAELGAIAADADTYAVDAFGQYAERVGIAFQIRDDVLDATADADDLGKPTGQDAEMERPSVVQITDMSPDEANERARTESDAALSSLSAADTVDSEAVGYLEDLAEFVVVRER, encoded by the coding sequence ATGGAGTATCTGGAGCGCCGACGGGCGCTCGTCGAATCGCGGCTGGAGGCCGTTCTCGACGCCACCGAGCCGGATGCCATGACCGACCGGCTCGAACACGTCTCGCTTTCGGGCGGCAAGCGTGTCCGGCCGATGGTCGCGTTGCTGGCGTTCGAGGCGGCCGGCGGCGAGCTCGTCGGCGAGGACGGCCGCGGCTCCGAGCCGTCCCGCAACGCCATCGATTTCGCGGTCGGCATCGAACTCGTCCACAACGCCTCGCTCGTCGTCGACGACATCATCGATGAGTCCGAACTCCGGCGCGGCGTCGACAGCGCGTGGGCCGCCTTCGGGTACGGCCCCGCGATTACCACCAGCGATGGCTTACTCGGGGAGGCGTTCTCGCTTTTTTCCGCCGACCCACGCGCGATGCGGACGGTCGCCGAAGCGATGGTCGAACTCGGCGAAGGCGAGGCGACCGAACTTGTCGAACGCCCGGACTCCGAGGCCGCCTACATGGAGCTTGCGCGCCGGAAGACGGGGGCGCTGTTCCGCGCGGCCGCCGAACTCGGAGCCATCGCCGCCGATGCTGACACCTACGCTGTCGACGCCTTCGGCCAGTACGCCGAGCGGGTCGGCATCGCCTTCCAGATACGCGACGATGTCCTTGATGCGACCGCCGATGCCGACGACCTCGGCAAGCCCACTGGACAGGACGCCGAGATGGAACGCCCCTCAGTCGTCCAAATAACCGACATGTCGCCCGACGAGGCCAACGAGCGCGCTCGGACCGAGTCCGATGCCGCTCTCTCGTCGCTTTCGGCCGCCGACACGGTTGATTCGGAGGCTGTCGGCTATCTTGAGGACCTCGCCGAGTTCGTCGTCGTTCGGGAGCGGTAG
- the prs gene encoding ribose-phosphate diphosphokinase has product MIVPGSDTQELAAALSAALDEPLAAVEYDRFADGERLVQVPETDDRAVVVASTVSDSAHVELLQLQDAARQQAEEVVTVLPYMGYARQDAAFEDGQPVSARAIARAVATGTDRVLTVNPHETAVCDFFDVPATPVDAAGRLAEPLPSLSDPLFLSPDAGAIGLAETVSDAYGDGEVDYFEKTRTSDTEVEIEPSDATTTGRDIVLVDDIVATGSTMSTAVAQLTAPARVFVTCVHPMLAANARTKLERAGVDAVYGTDTIERPVSAVSVAPAIAEHL; this is encoded by the coding sequence ATGATAGTGCCGGGCTCAGACACGCAGGAACTCGCGGCCGCGCTTTCGGCCGCGCTCGACGAGCCGCTTGCGGCCGTCGAGTACGACCGCTTTGCCGACGGCGAGAGGCTCGTTCAGGTCCCGGAAACGGACGACCGGGCCGTCGTCGTGGCTTCGACTGTCTCCGACAGCGCACACGTCGAGTTGCTCCAGTTACAGGATGCCGCCCGCCAGCAGGCCGAGGAGGTCGTCACCGTCCTGCCGTATATGGGCTATGCCAGACAGGACGCCGCTTTCGAGGACGGACAACCGGTTTCGGCCCGGGCTATCGCCCGAGCTGTCGCTACGGGAACTGACCGTGTACTGACGGTCAATCCGCACGAGACGGCGGTCTGTGACTTCTTCGACGTGCCGGCCACCCCGGTCGACGCGGCCGGTCGGCTCGCGGAGCCGCTACCATCGCTTTCGGACCCGCTTTTCCTCTCGCCGGACGCGGGAGCGATCGGACTCGCCGAAACCGTCAGCGACGCCTACGGCGACGGCGAGGTCGACTACTTCGAGAAGACCCGCACCTCCGATACCGAGGTCGAAATCGAGCCGAGCGACGCAACGACAACCGGCCGCGATATCGTCCTCGTCGACGATATCGTCGCCACCGGCTCGACGATGAGCACTGCCGTCGCCCAGCTTACAGCACCGGCTCGGGTGTTTGTTACCTGCGTCCACCCGATGCTGGCTGCCAACGCGCGAACGAAACTCGAACGGGCCGGTGTCGACGCCGTCTACGGAACTGATACCATCGAACGC